Proteins encoded by one window of Lathyrus oleraceus cultivar Zhongwan6 chromosome 1, CAAS_Psat_ZW6_1.0, whole genome shotgun sequence:
- the LOC127094289 gene encoding extensin-like yields MDDVMIDTRKPLNAKNLKSMGILDQVKFKPTQDTSWEALKDQRKIPNGLYLFSKEDPREVILYYLDDLKRQGVDISDFNISQLPDKPPNFMKHPRGPSEKAKQAKKARLGESSGSRPPAPLTGPFGKSVSLTPSAQTHPISSSIPQPTPIYTNSETPPSTTRTSHQPSQKFNLATTTLPVSEAEMLNETISPSSSSSPESPPTTTSPQIQNTLAQLQTRALASQQPTQLTPNPEVTSLPIEQPNPTTSDPQPSETPHAKTHPNNSDTHPPNTSAEPQTPTLHLIPPPSPPPPSEPENTLPTLEEAIMLFVGASIDKVKSLTINSGISDDPSAIKEAEAKALTEAAAAAEVEAKAAAEAEAKATAKAEARRAEEYANRVAPDALTQGESSTFVPLVLKTLEDLQKEQKEV; encoded by the exons ATGGACGACGTGATGATCGACACTAGAAAACCTCTCAACGCCaaaaatctgaagagcatggggattctggatcaaGTCAAATTCAAACCTACTCAagacacctcctgggaagctctcaaagatcagaggaagatccCCAATGGACTCTATCTGTTTTCAAAGGAAGACCCCCGAGAAGTAATCCTTTACTATCTAGATGATCTGAAGAGACAAGGAGTAGATATCTCAGACTTCAACATAAGCCAGCTACCAGATAAGCCTCCAAACTTCATGAAGCATCCACGAGGACCCTCTGAAAAGGCGAAGCAAGCTAAGAAGGCAAGATTAGGAGAATCCtccggatcaagacctccagcaccttTGACTGGACCTTTTGGTAAGTCTGTTTCTCTTACTCCCTCTGCACAAACACATCCTATTTCTTCTTCTATTCCTCAACCAACACCTATCTACACAAACTCAGAAACTCCTCCATCAACCACCAGAACATCTCACCAACCATCCCAAAAATTTAATCTTGCCACCACAACATTACCAGTTTCTGAAGCAGAAATGCTGAACGAAACCatttcaccatcttcatcttcttctccagAATCACCCCCTACTACAACATCTCCACAAATACAGAACACTCTGGCCCAACTCCAAACTCGTGCTCTGGCCTCACAACAGCCAACACAACTCACACCTAACCCAGAAGTCACCTCATTACCCATAGAACAACCAAACCCAACAACATCTGACCCTCAACCATCTGAAACACCTCACGCTAAAACTCATCCAAATAACTCTGACACACACCCACCAAATACatccgctgaaccacaaactcccACTCTCCACCTAATCCCTCCTCCTTCTCCACCTCCACCCTCTGAACCAGAAAAcaccctgccaaccctagaggaagcaataaTGCTGTTTGTAGGAGCTTCAattgacaaggtcaagtctctgaccatcaactctggcattAGTGATGATCCTTCAGCT attaaggaagctgaagccaaagctctaaCTGAGGCTGCAGCTGCTGCTGAAGTTGAAGCAAAAGCagctgctgaagctgaagccaaagccaCGGCTAAAGCTGAAGCTCGTCGTGCTGAAGAATATGCCAACAGGGTAGCACcggatgctctgactcagggggagtcttccacCTTTGTCCCTCTAGTTCTAAAGACACTTGAAGATCTTCAAAAGGAGCAGAAAGAAGTCtga